The genome window CGGCATCACGATCGCGACCTCGCACGTCGAGTACGAGACGGCCAACCGGCACTACGCTCACGTGGACTGCCCGGGCCACGCCGACTACGTCAAGAACATGGTGACGGGCGCGGCGCAGATGGACGGCGCCATTCTCGTGGTCGCCTCCACCGACGGCCCGATGCCGCAGACGCGCGAGCACATCCTGCTTGCCCGTCAGG of Longibacter salinarum contains these proteins:
- a CDS encoding GTP-binding protein, with the translated sequence MAKQAFDRSKPHVNIGTIGHVDHGKTTLTAAITITLARRGFTEKETAFDQIDKAPEEKERGITIATSHVEYETANRHYAHVDCPGHADYVKNMVTGAAQMDGAILVVASTDGPMPQTREHILLARQ